A genomic region of Metopolophium dirhodum isolate CAU chromosome 1, ASM1992520v1, whole genome shotgun sequence contains the following coding sequences:
- the LOC132935603 gene encoding uncharacterized protein LOC132935603 has translation MHESITLNLTGNSTVLSVNYFPSLNVYEDSEIALLSLQTCNSFPNIINPTNNRLRIKSIPPDRIAKIQFFVPAECRDIEDINKYMVEELSQVNKVYGTKLTFSVRIDPVDFRTYIKCNGILNFEHPYSIAPVFGYRKKVCGPFHEEHRSDKAANLNTINSIKVMCNIAHGSFNNQLQNHSIYEFFPSGRRGTKVVQSPVNLIYYRLNKTDINSITVQLVDQNNNPIDNFNETLTVVLHIKRHGSHH, from the coding sequence ATGCATGAATCTATTACATTAAATCTAACTGGAAATTCAACTGTATTgtcggtaaattattttccatctctaaacgtttacgaggattcagaaatagctttgttatctttgcaaacgtgcaattcatttccaaatattataaatccaactaataaccggctgagaataaaatcaattcctccagatagaatagcaaaaattcaattttttgtaccaGCCGAATGCCGTGACATagaagatattaacaaatatatggtaGAAGAGTTATCTCAAGTTAATAAAGTCTACGGAACAAAGCTGACATTCAGTGTACGTATTGATCCTGTCGATTTTagaacgtatataaaatgtaatggaatactaaactttgagcatccgtatagtatagcacctgtttTTGGGTATAGAAAGAAAGTTTGTGGACCGTTTCATGAAGAACATCGATCGGATAAAGctgcaaatttaaacacaattaattctataaaagtaatgtgtaatatagcacatgggtcattcaacaaccaacttcaaaaccattcgatatatgagtttttcccaagtgggagaagaggaacaaaggttgttcaatctccggtaaaccttatatattacagattaaacaaaacagatattaattcaattactgttcagttagttgaccaaaacaataatccaattgacaattttaacgaaacgttaacagttgttctgcatattaaacgtcacggatctcatcattaa